A stretch of DNA from Cannabis sativa cultivar Pink pepper isolate KNU-18-1 chromosome X, ASM2916894v1, whole genome shotgun sequence:
ATAATGTGGTGAGAGAGAGTGAGTTGGCCGAGATGATGGATGGTGTGGCATCACATAGTGTAAATGAGTTGTTGAAAGGTAAGGAGGTGATTAATGGTGGGTCACATGACGTGATAGCTTCCTCGGTTGGAGTGCAAATGCAATGTaatgttttgagtcaaatagAGGGTCCCAGTAAGGTGCCACTTCAACCAATTGATAAAGGAAAAGCAATTTTGCATAATCATTTGAATGAACATTTATCTTTTAGTCATGCTTTTCAACAAACTTTTGAACCCCTTATCAAAGCACAAAAAGCTAAGACTTGGAAGCGCGTTAATTCGTCAAAGGGTCGTGGTTCTAAAGGTATGCCTAAGTCTAATTCTTTTCCTTTGAGCCCGAAACTTTCTCATGTTATTGTGGCTAATGTTATGAATAAATTGAGCCCGCGAGGTGGGGGTGGTAGTAAAAGAAAAATGGATGTGGAGTATAGCAATGATAGTGCGAAGAAAGGTCGAAAAGATGGTAGTTCGGTTAGTCCTTCCGAGGTCACGAATATTGTTTTGGCGAAGTCTGCAGAGCAGACTCGCCAAGAGCCATGAGTCTGTTATGTTGGAACGCTCGGGGGTTGGGGAACCCCGGTGCGTTGACTGCCTTGCGAGCTCTGGTTCGTAAGTTTTCCCCAAGTTTAGTTTTTTTGTCGGAGACTAAACTTTATGGTGGTTGGGCGGAAGGGATTAGGCGACAAATTAATTTTCCTAATAGTTTTCATGTTGATTGTATTGGGAAGAGTGGTGGTCTGTTATTATTATGGAATGACGATTGGGAGGTTAATGTTAAGTCATTCACTTCTGGTCATATTGATGCTTTGGTTAAGTGTCCTGGTAGGGAGGTGTGGAGGTTCACTGGGTTTTATGGCAACCCAAAGGCAAGTTTACGGGCGGAGTCGTGGAGATTGTTATGTCGGCTTAAGGATTTATTTGATCTTCCTTGGGTCTGTGGTGGTGATTTTAATGAGATTCTATCGATAAATGAGAAGAAGGGTGGTGCTGATCGTAGTGTGGCGGCAATGTCTGAATTCCAACAAGCACTGGATAGGTGTTCTTTGGCGGATTTGGGGTTTGAAGGGCAGTGTTTTACATGGTTGAACAAAAGGCATGGAGATGCGCATGTACAGGAACTGCTTGATCGTTATTTTTGTAACCAAAGGTGGCATGATTTGTTTCCTTCTGTTAAGGTTCTTAATGGTGATTTTCTTCACTCTGATCATAGACCGATTGTGGCCACTTTGGAGAATGTGACTAGAAGGCGGCATTTTGACAAAAAGAGGGGTTTTCGGTTTGAGACTCATTGGTTGAAGGATCCTGAATGTTAAGAAATAGTTAATAAGTCATGGTTATCAACGGCGTCTCCTTTAGCTCATCAAGATAgtcttattgatatttttgGCTCGTGTGCTAATCAGTTGGGGGAGTGGAATAAAGGTAAGTATGGATCAATTCCTAGGTTGGTTAGAGAAACACAGAAGCAATTGGATGATCTTCTTAGTGTCTCGGCGCCTTTAGTGCATATGGAAGAGGTAAAACGTCTTGAGTTTAAATTGAATGACCTTTTGACTCGTGAGGAATGCTATTGGAAATTGAGATCGCGAGCTGATTGGCTTGCTCTTGGGGATAGAAATACTAAGTATTTCCACAATAAGGCCACGGGTAGGAAAAAGAAGAACGCAATTGTGGAGATTATGACTGAGGATGGGCGTAAGTTGAGTTCTGAAGAAGATATAGTTTGTGAGATTGAGAGATACTTTGGTACTATATTCTCGTCTACTTCTCCTTCTGTGCAGCAGGTAGAAGAGGGTATTGGCAATATTGAAGCCAGGGTCTCTCAGGATGAGCGGGAGTTGCTTGAGGCTCGGTTCACTGCTGATGATGTGTTTGCGGCGGTTCGGGCTATTGGAGCCACGAAGGCGCCTGGGCCGGATGGTTTCCACGCAATATTTTTCCACAAGTTACGGGATATCGTTGGTCCTCGGGTTCTTCTTTGTGTGCCTGGATATTTTAAATGGGGAGCAATCGGTCAAGAAATTTAATAAGGCGCATGTGGTATTGATTCCGAAAGTCAGTAGGCCTGGGTTTGTGAAGGAGTACCGTCCTATTAGCCTTTGTAGTGTGATGTATAAGATTGTGGCTAAGGCTGCGGCTTTGCGGTTAAAAGGTACTTTGTCTCCGCTGATTTCTTCGTTTCAGAGTGCTTTTGTGCCAGGGCGGGCTATTCATGATAATGTTATGGTTGGGTTTGAATTGTTACATTCTTTGTTTAAGAAGAATAATGGAGTGCGTGGGTTTATGGCGTTGAAATTGGATATGAGTAAAGCCTATGATAGAGTTGAGTGGTGCTTCCTGCGTGCCATAATGTCTAAATTCGGGTTTCCAAGCCGATGggtggatttgattatggattgTGTTACTTCAGCTGAGTATGCTTTCTTGGTAAATGGGAGGCCTCGGGGTTGTGTGGTGCCTTCAAGGGGATTGAGACAAGGGTGTCCTCTTTCTCcttatttgtttctattttgTGCTGAGGCGCTTTCGATGCTCCTTCAAAAGGCTGAGATAAATGGGGAGTTACTGGGGTTTAGGTGCTCTCGGTCTGGCCCTCATGTGTCTCACTTGTTCTTTGCTGATGATAGTTTGATTTTTGGTAGAGCCAATGGTAGGGAGGCGGAGGCGATTCGTCGGATTCTTCAGTGTTATGAGAGGGCCTCTGGGCAACAAGTCAACTTTGATAAGTCTGCAATTACATTCAGTCCGAATGTTCAGCAAGCAGACCGTGCTAGTGTATTGGGTATATTAGGCTTGGGGTCAGTGGCTACTCATGATAAGTATTTGGGGTTGCCGACAGTCATTGGGAAGAATAAGAAGCGTACGTTTGCCAGTATTTGTGACAAGGTCCAGAAGCGGGTGCGTGGATGGAAACGGAGTTTCTTTTCAGCTGGGGGTCGTGAGATTCTTATTAAGGCGGTGTTGCAAGCGGTGCCGAATTATCTTATGAGTATGTTTCAACTACCAGTGGCGACTTGTGATAAGCTGCGTTCAATCATTCTCCAGTTTTGGTGGGGCACTAAGGGTGATAAGAAGAAGATTGCATGGGTAAAATGGGATGATGTTTGTCAACCAAAAGTGAAAGGGGGGTTAGGTTTCAAGGATTTGACCCTGTTTAATCAAGCTATGGTTGCTAAGCAAGTGTGGCGGTTGTTCCTTTCGGCCGATTCGCTCCCAGGTCGGGTCTTGAAGCATAAGTATTTCCCTGAGACATCAATTTTGGACGCTAAGGATCGTCCTGGTTCTTCTCATTTGTGGTCTAGCTTGGTTTGGGGGTTAGAGTTGTTGCGCCTTGGGATGCGAAAGGTGGTTGGGGATGGCTATACTATTGATGCGTTTCGTGATCCGTGGATTCCTCGGCCGAGGACATTTCGTCCTATCACTGCTGTTCCTTCGACCCAGGTGATGGTTAATGAGTTGATTGATGTTGGGGGGGTTTGGAATATTCAGGCGTTGTCTCAACACTTCTTGCAGTTGGATGTGGATGTCATCCTTGGTCTTCCGTTGGGGTGTGGGGCTGGTGATGATCGGTGGTGCTGGCATTTCAGCTCTAATGGTTCTTATACTGTGAAGAGTGGGTATGCGGTGGCCCTTCAACTCTTGGGGGAACGGTTAGGCTCTTCTTCTTGGAACCAATCTCATTGGTGGAATGGGTTGTGGAATTTGAAGGTCCCTCAGAAGGTAAAGATCTTCCTTTGGCGTATGTTTTATCGGGCTCTGCCTACTAATTCCCAACTTATTAGACGCAAGGTTCCTGTTCAGCCGATTTGTAATAGGTGTGGGGAGGAAACTGAGACCCCGGAACATGCTTTAGTGTTTTGCTCATCTTTACTTCCTCTTTGGTCTAAACTTCGTGTGTGGCATCATTTATATCGGGGTCGGGTGGGTTCTTTGGCGGAGTTGCTTGTGTATTTGTTTGAGGTACTGAGCAAGGGGGAGTTTGAGTTGATTTCAATGGTGTGGTGGTGGGTGTGGTTTGATAGGAATTCTGTTTTGTTTGGGAAAAAACAATCGCGGTTGACCGGGATTGCTGAGCTTGCGCATGCTGCTTTGGTGGAGTTTCAAGGGGCGGGTGTGAGTGTTGGGGGAGATGGCAGGAGGGCTGGGCATGTTGGTGGTTCGGCTGGGCCGTGTAGGTGGCGCCCTCCTTTGAGGGGAGAGTTTGTGTTATCGGTTGATGCGGCGGTTACTCCAGGTAGAGGATTTGTAGGGTTCGGGGGAGTTGTTCGGGGTGGAGATGGTGAGGTGTGGGCGGCCTGGGCGGTGGGTGGGGTTGGGGAGTTTCAGGTAGCGGTGGCAGAGCTACTGGCTTTGCGTGATGGGTTGCGGTGGGCGTCCATGTTGGGGTACGAGTTGGTTAGAGTGGAGACGGATTCTACGGTTGTTCATTCATGGATTTCTTTTCCTAAgtctatttttatgtataaacCTATTGTTGAGGAGATTATTTCTCTCTTAGCTGCTGTTGGTGGTGGTTCTTGTTGTACCATTCTGCGTGTTGCGAATGGTGTGGCCCACGCACTAGCAAAGTCTGTTACTAGTTCTGTTGGGGTCGATTTGTGGACAGATGCttgtcctagatttattagtactcctgtaacaactgatttaatttaatatgatacatcctttctttcaaaaaaaaaaaaaaaaaaaaaagaaacggGTACATGTTAGACTTGTAACCTACTTGTAAATGTACACAGGTTAGACCCGACTCGTGAGTATTTTAATGGGTTCTTTGTATAGTACGGGTTCATGAGTCCGGATCCAAACGGGTAACAAGAGTCCGAGTTAAACCCTAGGCAAATTTTCAGTCCTACTTTTACTAAATTCGTATTAATCTCTTTAATTTCTAATAGTACTATCCGAATTTGCCTGTTGCATGTGATGTGATATATTGCTCGAACATAAATCTACACTATAAATTCTTTTTGGAGTTTGTATGTAAATGAAATTTTTGATCTGATTATCTAATTATAGGCATATACTGTAATTATTTAGTACtatgtttttgttttattaaattttgtttgttcTTGTTTCATctaatttacatttttttttctcctaGTTCAACCCATAATTTAATTTGTACTAAAAACATTTAGTATTTTGACATTATGTCCAGCATCTGCAGACCATTTTGCATTAAGAACGGTCTAAGCGTACGTTGCTAATTAATAGAGAGAAAGAGTACTTTGCTCACTAACCAAACTAATATATAATACATTATAATTAGTCTTATTTGATGATcattctatataaatatatggagATCTTTTATTCATGAAATGTGTATCTAAATcaatattaatgataatatatatgtatgagtTGGCCCATCACTTTCGTACTCCATCCTTTGTTGTGGTATTGTAGCCCATTtgaatttcattcatttgttATATTTGGCTTTATTGAATGTTTCGTATTACGTACAAAGTTAAAAGTCCAAATTTTTCGTATTAGGATTTGCGATGAGTTGCATCTCATTTGCATATTGTGATAACTAtttactaataatattttttttaaagaaagaaagaatacTACTATGCTTTCTTTGCCTCTTAATCAATGGAATTCTTACTTGTAAACATACATATTGctaatttcatttaagattttagtttttttaagattttaaatatattttatttttaaaaattataaacttttttcttgaaaaaattaaatatttatatttgaaatttctttatatatttgaaatatctttatatttgaaaaaattaaaaatagaaatgGTATTTCTGCTAAACCATAACACTTAATCATCGGGGCGAATTAACACCAaccaataagaaagaaaaaaaacagagaacggTTTCAAGGTGGAGTATTGTGTTTAATATATGAGTTTGCATGATCAGATTTAGAACAATTACAAATAATGAGAAAGTAGATACAGaattaaatctaatcaaatttaaatttaaatggtatatgatttagatatttttaattaatctatttaatatttaataattatttagtcaaaaaaaaatatctacaaacatcatagtgaaaaaaataataacaataaaaaaaatagttattctTATAtgatagaaaaatagaaaaattaaattttatcatcaattaaaattaataattatacctGTATAATTAATaggttaaaaaaaaagagtaatgacttatattatagatagatatatagattatgGAGTGCAAACACTTGGACTAATTTGATGACTCTCTACTGCCAAAAATTTATttagaatagaaaagaaattaataaagcaattaaaaagaataacatCACATTATGCATcggaatcaaaaaaataaagatttttttaaaaaataaataaaaaaaattattaatattctccctatataggtttgttagagagatatgtggctaagatgatttttttaatttaaaaatagattattaatatttaaaagattgtttaattttttggtttaattattgggtttatttgttaacgggagatgaaacctaatcgttaaatttaacagaatattttatttttaagtatattctgttaaaccaagaaatatcGTTAGATaaatacttttaatatataaagatataattaTATGTATGAGTTGGCAATCATTATATTCCACGATATGTAGTTGTATTGACatctaattaacaaattaatgatttttataAACTCCCAATTATAACCCAACAATCTATATAAAACACAATGCAAAAGTTATTGTGTGTTCCCTAATTCAGCCTGCGAACtcctttatatattttataaaataaaatatataaaaacatgagGCATGATCTCAAAATAATACGTATTgcttttgataatttttatatataattacattTAATTGAACATTCACTAATTacgtacatatatatacatgtcaagtttgatctttttttttttctttcttttgaaccAAAGATTGATCCTTTTGAAGTGCATTAAAGCACATGACATTTGACCCTTGAACAGACATATATTATGCGGTTGATTAATCAATTTCCATatctataataaattttaatattttataacatgTTAGATCTCACTTTTGGCTAATGACACAAATTCAATTAAAACAACAAGAATGATAATAcaaaaacaacaatataaaaCGACATACGAAATTTATAGAAATTCAGCTCCATATAGTGATAATAGTTTACTCCCATTTTAATtgtatcattttaaaaaaaaaaaaaaaactactaagaTCACAAGGTCCCTCCCCCACTGAATGgtttcactatttataggggagGGGAGAGGTAATACATTTAAGTTCTAGCAGTAAATTAAATTCCCTATTTAGTTGAAATCAGTTGAAGATCGACTCCAGGCTAGCAATCCCATGAATCTTCGGTCTGGCGAGTTAATCCCGAATGAATAGGGATTATGGTTTCTATTGTCGTGGGAGCAATTAGAAAAGAATTTGGAAAAGATCTATTCCCAACATAAATATGTATACGAACAATATATTCAGCCCGACATGCTCAATTGCATGGCATATCATAAGATACTAGCTCCCTTCAAAGAATGGTTGCAAGATTGGAATCTAGTCAGCCTATTTGGGGAATATGCTCCGACCAGGTTCTAACATATTCGCCACATGTTATCTTGTGTCTCCACCTCATGTATTAGCTCAATCATGTGTAATACATGAGTTTCTACAAAGACACTCCTCAGTAAAGATAAATGTGTGGTTCTCGCAAACTAGCATCAAATTCATATTAATTAGATTTCCATTTATGGAATATTCAccattgatttttttaattgctAATGAAGCAATAAGAGAATTTGTTATAGTAAACatgactaaaataaataaagataacataatgaatatatttgaataataaatatcattttagaatGACTATAAATGTGATGCATGAGCGCATacaaataaaacacataaaataatatttaagttattacACGataaaattctttgacaattgatTGCCACCTTAGGGTCATTATCGAGTCAATTTCATTGAGCCTATGAGGCAGTTCTCatctttataatttttatttgaaaatacaaAGTATCGCTTTTTAGTCAAGTTAACAACTAATCATATAAAAGTTTAGTTACGTGTgagatattaaattaataatcatatatgttctggacttaatagaatttatacattaaatatataatcataaaataaatcatgtgaatcatgcaacataaaatgatttctgatcttttattaattagtaaatctaattatattgaaatgaattttatttagggcacaaaatccaacaaaaaGTGTGCCCACTTTGTATATCTATCCACGAttacccaaatagaatcataataccctactgttcttGGTAATCCAACCACGAAGTCCATGACTATATCTTCTCATTTTCACTCAGAAATCTTTAGAGGCTGAAGTAAACCCGCTGGTCTTTGATGCTCTGCCTTGACCTACTGACAGGTTAGGCATTTCGATACATACTCCATAATCTCATCTTTCATGCCTGACCACCAATACATGGCTTTTACATCGTAATACATCTTAGTTGTTCCCAGGTGTAAGGAGTATGGGGTGGTGTGAGACTCATATAAAATTTCTTGTCTGATACCTTTGTCAACTGGTACATAAACCCTGCCTTTATACCGTAATAACATGTTTGACAAAATTGAAAAGTCTTTTACCGACCTAACTTCAAGCCTTTCTTTGTACACATGTAGCTCGGAATCACTCTACTGGGCCATCTtgattctttctaatagatcagacTGCAAcgtgatattagcaagttttccaaccacgaactcaatcccCGCTCTgatcatatcctcagccaacttcAGTGAAATCTTCTTCAATTGATAAACTTACTCTAGACCTTTTCGACTCAGAGCATCTACTATCACATTTGCTTTTCCAAGGTGGTAGAGAATCTTGCAGTCATAATCTTTAACTAGTTCTAGCCATCGCCGCTCCCTCAtgtttaaatccttctgagtgaaaaagtatttgaggtTCTTGTGGTCTGTGTAGATTTTCCACTTTTTGCCATACAGGTAATGGCGCCAAACTTTCAATGCAAAAACGACTGCTGCCAGCTCAATGTCGTGGGTAGGATACCGCTGCTCATATTCCTTCAATTGTCTAGACGCATAGGCAATAACTTTTTCAGACTACATTAGAGCACAACCTAACCCATGTTTGGAAGTGTCACAATAGATCACAAACTTCTCATCATTAACTGGCAAGGTTAACAATGGTGCGGTAATCAACATCTGTTTCAATTCCTAGAAGTTATCCTTGCACttatcagtccaaacaaacgtACAGTTCTTTTGAGTCAATTCTGTTAAGAGCGTGGAAATCTTAGCAAACCCTTCAACAAATCTTCTGTAGTATCCTGCTAATCCTATGAAGCTTCTAACCTCAATTGTAGACTTGGGTCGAGGCcaatcccaaaaatattttatttcaaaagtgGTATCTACTATATCCACATAATTCGAtaaaatctccgtaatttataaattatactttatttaattatttattagatttacactaattaTCACACAATTAgcttaagtaagatcataatcttactccAATATCAATATCTCCACAGACCAATTTCAGTTTATAATACCCATAACTATAGTAAtctttaggctaattaggatttttaccccttgaactttgacatgtaccaaattatgccccttgaacttttaaggtcgttaaaaatattc
This window harbors:
- the LOC133032063 gene encoding uncharacterized protein LOC133032063; protein product: MSLLCWNARGLGNPGALTALRALVRKFSPSLVFLSETKLYGGWAEGIRRQINFPNSFHVDCIGKSGGLLLLWNDDWEVNVKSFTSGHIDALVKCPGREVWRFTGFYGNPKASLRAESWRLLCRLKDLFDLPWVCGGDFNEILSINEKKGGADRSVAAMSEFQQALDRCSLADLGFEGQCFTWLNKRHGDAHVQELLDRYFCNQRWHDLFPSVKVLNGDFLHSDHRPIVATLENVTRRRHFDKKRGFRFETHWLKDPESHQDSLIDIFGSCANQLGEWNKGKYGSIPRLVRETQKQLDDLLSVSAPLVHMEEVKRLEFKLNDLLTREECYWKLRSRADWLALGDRNTKYFHNKATGRKKKNAIVEIMTEDGRKLSSEEDIVCEIERYFGTIFSSTSPSVQQVEEGIGNIEARVSQDERELLEARFTADDVFAAVRAIGATKAPGPDGFHAIFFHKLRDIVGPRVLLCVPGYFKWGAIGQEI